One part of the Arachidicoccus terrestris genome encodes these proteins:
- a CDS encoding D-2-hydroxyacid dehydrogenase family protein, with the protein MNITILDDYQNIIEALNCFEMLTGQNVKVLHQSEKDPIKLSTLLKDAEIIVLTRERTPINADLLSLLPKLKLISQTGKISNHINLADCTQYGVAVAEGIGSPVAPAELTWALIMNTVRKIPQAIQGMKEGQWQTNIGGRIYGQTIGIWGYGKIGKTIAQYAKAFGARVLVWGSQASRLKAVEDGFEQAESKLAFFRTADILTLHLRLNESTRGVVTELDLMEMKENAAFINTSRAELIETNALSKILASGKKINVGVDVYEAEPIYNKDYPLLKMENVICTPHIGYVEKNSYELYFAKAFENVINFIKNTPTNIANPEVI; encoded by the coding sequence ATGAACATCACTATATTAGACGATTATCAAAATATTATAGAGGCCCTTAATTGCTTCGAAATGCTAACGGGGCAGAATGTAAAGGTCCTGCATCAGTCCGAAAAGGATCCCATCAAATTATCTACATTGCTCAAAGACGCGGAGATTATCGTGTTAACCCGGGAAAGGACGCCAATAAATGCGGACTTGCTTTCGCTGCTGCCCAAGCTCAAGTTGATCAGCCAAACAGGAAAAATATCTAACCACATTAACCTGGCCGATTGTACCCAGTACGGTGTTGCCGTAGCAGAAGGGATTGGGTCCCCTGTTGCACCAGCAGAGCTCACCTGGGCACTCATTATGAATACGGTCAGAAAGATCCCGCAAGCCATTCAAGGCATGAAAGAGGGTCAGTGGCAAACCAATATTGGTGGTCGAATCTACGGGCAAACGATAGGTATCTGGGGATATGGGAAAATAGGTAAAACAATAGCACAGTATGCCAAGGCATTCGGCGCCCGCGTTTTGGTCTGGGGTAGCCAGGCTTCAAGGCTTAAAGCAGTAGAAGACGGTTTCGAGCAGGCGGAGTCAAAATTGGCTTTTTTCAGGACCGCTGACATCCTAACCTTGCACTTGCGGTTGAACGAAAGCACACGAGGCGTTGTCACAGAACTGGACTTGATGGAAATGAAAGAAAATGCAGCATTTATTAATACTTCAAGAGCAGAACTTATCGAAACCAACGCCCTGTCCAAAATACTTGCCAGTGGAAAAAAGATCAACGTGGGCGTCGATGTCTATGAAGCAGAGCCAATTTACAATAAAGATTATCCTCTCCTTAAGATGGAGAATGTTATATGTACACCTCATATCGGGTATGTTGAGAAAAACAGTTACGAGTTGTATTTCGCCAAAGCCTTTGAGAATGTCATTAATTTCATTAAAAATACCCCCACCAACATTGCAAATCCGGAGGTCATTTAA
- a CDS encoding DegT/DnrJ/EryC1/StrS family aminotransferase: protein MRPIQMVDLKTQYHRLKPQIDKAVIEVLESAAFIGGQPIAEFSSKLANYLNVKHVIPCANGTDALQIALMALDLQPGDEVITPSFTFIATTEVVALLKIKPVFVDVDRDTFCMDIDSVKKAITPRTKAIVPVHLYGQAADMEALMELANAHNITVIEDNAQAIGCDYTFNDGRVKKAGTIGHIGTTSFFPSKNLGAYGDGGAIFTDNDALANKMRIIASHGSSKRYYHETVGVNSRLDTIQAAILGIKLPHLDEYIDARNKAAAFYDKAFAGHPKIKTPGRSKKSNHVFHQYTLVLEDVDRNGLQAYLSENQIPAMIYYPVPGHRQEMFAAFKTEYDLPVTDYLTTRVISLPIHTELDEEQLAHITKHVLEFCNR from the coding sequence ATGCGTCCTATACAAATGGTCGATTTAAAGACCCAATATCATAGATTAAAGCCCCAAATCGATAAAGCCGTTATAGAGGTACTGGAAAGTGCAGCTTTTATTGGTGGCCAACCTATAGCAGAATTCTCAAGTAAATTAGCTAATTATTTGAATGTGAAGCATGTTATACCCTGCGCCAACGGTACAGATGCCTTACAGATTGCCCTAATGGCTCTTGACCTGCAACCGGGTGATGAAGTTATTACGCCGTCATTTACTTTTATTGCTACAACGGAAGTGGTTGCATTATTGAAGATAAAACCGGTTTTTGTTGACGTTGACAGAGATACCTTCTGTATGGATATCGATTCTGTTAAAAAGGCGATCACACCCAGAACCAAAGCAATTGTGCCTGTACATTTGTATGGTCAGGCGGCGGACATGGAGGCTTTAATGGAGCTTGCGAACGCACATAACATCACAGTGATTGAAGATAATGCCCAGGCGATCGGATGTGATTATACGTTTAATGATGGTCGTGTTAAGAAGGCTGGCACTATCGGCCATATAGGAACCACCTCATTTTTCCCTTCCAAGAATCTGGGCGCCTATGGAGACGGGGGCGCTATTTTTACGGATAATGATGCATTGGCTAATAAGATGCGCATTATAGCTTCACATGGCTCATCCAAAAGGTACTATCATGAAACGGTAGGAGTGAACTCCCGACTGGATACTATCCAGGCGGCCATTCTAGGTATCAAGCTGCCGCATTTGGATGAATATATTGATGCCCGTAATAAAGCCGCAGCATTTTACGATAAGGCATTTGCGGGACACCCGAAGATCAAGACACCCGGCAGGAGCAAAAAATCCAATCATGTTTTTCATCAATATACATTGGTCTTAGAGGATGTGGACCGGAACGGTCTGCAGGCGTATTTGTCAGAAAACCAGATTCCTGCTATGATTTACTATCCGGTACCGGGACATCGTCAGGAAATGTTCGCGGCGTTTAAGACTGAATATGATCTGCCGGTAACAGATTACCTGACGACCAGAGTCATATCCCTGCCTATTCATACCGAGCTTGATGAGGAGCAGCTGGCACACATTACCAAACATGTTCTGGAATTCTGTAACAGATAA
- the rfbD gene encoding dTDP-4-dehydrorhamnose reductase — MSALPTIIVTGKNGQLGSELLALHMSYPGYRFVFLDRNQLDFASLKELKALFETYRPDFFINAAAYTAVDKAETDKKLAMEVNGEAVGKIAKACYENGTRLIHISTDYVFDGQAKSPYQPDHCTSPVNFYGESKLKGEQLAMAGNKATIIIRTAWVYSAYGHNFVKTMLRLMSERPSIGVVSDQFGAPTYARDLAVAIMTIIEQGAQRTGIYHFSNAGKISWYDFACAIRDKTGLSCQINPITTADFPTPAKRPAYSVLDTSSLNRDYGVQPRGWQDALQECLGYLQRI, encoded by the coding sequence TTGAGTGCATTACCAACAATAATCGTCACAGGGAAAAATGGTCAGTTAGGCAGTGAGCTGCTGGCCCTTCATATGTCCTATCCCGGGTATAGGTTTGTTTTCCTGGATAGAAATCAATTAGATTTTGCGTCACTGAAGGAGCTGAAAGCCTTGTTTGAAACATATCGGCCCGACTTTTTTATCAATGCCGCTGCGTATACGGCGGTTGATAAAGCAGAAACTGATAAGAAGTTGGCGATGGAGGTAAATGGAGAAGCTGTTGGCAAAATTGCAAAGGCCTGCTATGAGAATGGCACCAGGTTGATCCATATTTCTACTGATTATGTTTTTGATGGACAGGCCAAGAGCCCTTATCAGCCCGACCATTGTACTTCTCCCGTTAATTTCTACGGAGAAAGCAAACTAAAAGGGGAGCAGCTGGCAATGGCGGGTAATAAGGCAACCATTATAATCCGGACTGCCTGGGTTTACAGTGCCTACGGACATAATTTTGTCAAAACCATGCTCCGTTTGATGAGTGAACGCCCGTCAATAGGGGTTGTAAGTGATCAATTTGGAGCGCCTACCTATGCCAGAGATCTTGCAGTTGCTATCATGACGATTATAGAACAAGGTGCTCAGCGCACGGGTATTTACCATTTTAGCAATGCAGGTAAGATTTCCTGGTATGATTTTGCCTGCGCGATCAGAGACAAAACGGGACTGAGCTGCCAGATTAACCCTATTACAACGGCGGATTTTCCGACACCTGCAAAAAGGCCGGCTTATTCTGTTTTAGATACGAGTAGCTTGAATAGGGATTATGGGGTTCAGCCCAGGGGCTGGCAGGATGCTTTACAGGAATGTTTAGGCTATTTGCAACGTATTTAG
- a CDS encoding Tex family protein, which produces MLEFAQPIASKLNLRPGQVESVLTLLQEGSTIPFIARYRKDKTGALDEVQIQLIQDEAKFLKEFTERKTFVENAITEQGKMTEVIQDKLSKAVTLAEIEDIYLPFKPKRKTKAQAAREAGLEPLGLLVFEQTDIDLTAEAEKYLNEKITTADQALQGARDIISEMINEDAETRAEIRRLFENDAMLESTVIAGKEEEGAKFKDYFEFSELISKIPSHRILAVLRGFLEGFLRMSISPSEEMALAKLEDKYYKPNGTPASEQVKKALRDTYRRLLQPSLETEFRTQLKQQADEEAITVFAENLRQLLLSSPLGSKKMLAIDPGYRTGCKVVVLDEKGDLITTDLIYVHEKNHRLTEAENTIRLLVQRHNIQVFAIGDGTAGRETDQFIRSLNLGLPVFLVNEDGASIYSASEIAREEFPDQDLTIRGAVSIGRRLMDPLAELVKIDPKSIGVGQYQHDVNQFRLKEKLDQTVVSCVNAVGVNLNTASKHLLSYVSGIGPSLAENIIRHRTEIGRFSTRKQLLEVPRLGGKAFEQCAGFMRIKKGENPLDESAVHPEAYPLVETMAKDLQLSVGELVGNEKLIQLIDPKKYITDAFGEHTIKDVLSELKKPGLDPRSEIEQFEYANIYKIEDVHIGMVVPGIVTNITRFGVFIDIGVKQDGLVHVSELANRYITDPSEVVKLNDKVKVKVMEVDIQRKRIGLSIRQADGNITPAGNSRKERDRARTEKKPAQDLSNMAMGDALSLLKKKFGK; this is translated from the coding sequence ATGCTGGAATTCGCACAACCCATTGCGTCTAAATTAAATCTGCGCCCGGGACAAGTTGAGTCGGTCCTAACACTGCTACAGGAAGGCAGTACGATACCTTTTATCGCACGTTATAGAAAGGATAAAACCGGCGCATTGGATGAGGTTCAGATTCAACTCATCCAGGATGAAGCTAAATTTTTAAAGGAGTTTACTGAACGCAAGACCTTTGTTGAAAATGCTATTACTGAACAAGGAAAAATGACCGAAGTAATCCAGGATAAACTTTCCAAAGCCGTTACGCTTGCAGAAATTGAAGATATATATTTGCCCTTCAAACCGAAACGCAAGACGAAAGCCCAGGCAGCCAGAGAAGCCGGACTGGAACCTCTTGGCCTTTTGGTCTTTGAACAAACAGATATCGACCTAACAGCGGAAGCTGAAAAATATTTAAACGAAAAGATTACCACAGCAGATCAGGCACTACAAGGCGCCCGTGATATTATCTCTGAAATGATTAATGAGGATGCGGAGACCAGAGCGGAAATACGCCGTTTATTTGAGAACGATGCGATGCTGGAAAGTACTGTTATTGCAGGTAAAGAGGAAGAGGGCGCTAAATTCAAGGACTATTTTGAGTTTTCCGAGCTGATCTCAAAAATACCGTCTCACCGGATTTTGGCAGTATTGCGCGGGTTTTTAGAAGGCTTTTTAAGAATGTCCATCAGTCCCTCTGAAGAAATGGCGCTTGCTAAACTTGAGGATAAGTATTATAAGCCCAATGGCACACCTGCCAGCGAACAGGTAAAAAAAGCCCTTCGTGATACGTATCGCCGATTACTGCAGCCAAGCCTGGAAACTGAATTCAGGACCCAGTTGAAACAGCAGGCCGATGAAGAAGCTATTACGGTTTTCGCGGAAAACCTGAGACAGCTCTTATTGTCCTCCCCGCTTGGCAGCAAAAAAATGCTGGCTATCGACCCAGGCTATAGAACGGGTTGCAAAGTGGTTGTTCTCGATGAAAAAGGCGATCTTATTACTACAGATCTCATCTACGTACATGAAAAAAACCACCGCCTGACAGAAGCAGAAAATACGATCAGGTTGTTAGTACAACGGCACAATATTCAGGTCTTTGCTATCGGTGATGGCACTGCGGGCCGCGAAACAGATCAATTCATCAGATCTCTGAACCTCGGCCTGCCGGTATTTCTGGTCAACGAAGACGGTGCGTCCATCTATTCAGCCTCCGAAATAGCCAGAGAAGAGTTTCCTGACCAGGACCTGACCATCAGAGGAGCAGTCAGCATCGGCAGAAGATTAATGGACCCGCTGGCGGAGCTGGTGAAGATCGATCCTAAAAGCATTGGTGTCGGCCAATATCAGCATGACGTCAATCAGTTCCGTTTAAAAGAAAAGCTGGATCAGACAGTAGTAAGTTGTGTTAATGCAGTCGGAGTCAACCTTAATACTGCCAGTAAACACTTATTAAGTTATGTAAGTGGTATTGGCCCGTCCCTTGCAGAAAATATCATTCGCCACCGTACGGAGATAGGCCGGTTTTCTACGAGAAAACAACTCTTGGAAGTACCTAGATTGGGTGGCAAAGCTTTTGAACAATGTGCCGGATTTATGCGAATCAAAAAAGGGGAAAACCCGCTGGATGAAAGTGCAGTGCACCCTGAAGCTTATCCACTGGTTGAAACGATGGCGAAAGATCTGCAGCTATCTGTTGGGGAGTTGGTAGGTAATGAAAAATTGATCCAATTGATAGATCCCAAAAAATACATCACAGATGCTTTCGGGGAGCATACGATTAAAGACGTCTTAAGTGAATTGAAAAAACCGGGATTAGATCCCAGAAGCGAAATAGAACAATTTGAATATGCGAACATCTATAAAATTGAAGATGTGCATATAGGTATGGTCGTTCCGGGGATCGTTACGAATATCACGCGCTTTGGCGTTTTTATTGATATCGGAGTAAAACAAGATGGCTTGGTGCATGTTTCTGAACTGGCCAACAGATATATTACCGACCCCAGCGAAGTTGTCAAATTAAATGACAAGGTTAAGGTTAAAGTAATGGAGGTCGACATTCAGCGTAAACGTATTGGCTTGTCTATCCGCCAGGCTGATGGAAACATTACTCCGGCCGGAAATAGCAGGAAAGAAAGAGACAGGGCCCGTACGGAAAAGAAGCCAGCTCAGGATCTTTCTAATATGGCGATGGGAGACGCACTCTCTTTGCTAAAAAAGAAATTCGGCAAATAG
- a CDS encoding 3'-5' exonuclease, with the protein MKRKRTYAVVDIEGTGSPANKNGITEIAIVLYDGKDIVDQYETLINPKMPIPKYVAKLTGISDKMVAEAPLFEEVAPTILKLLNKTTFVAHNAGFDYPYLKYFLEQSGYNLDTPVLCTLELSRRAFPNLVKHGLESLCGDLKIGIDNRHRAGGDALATAKVLELILNNGGEKLVDAMVKKDFCI; encoded by the coding sequence ATGAAGAGAAAAAGAACATATGCAGTCGTAGATATAGAGGGGACTGGCAGTCCTGCCAACAAAAATGGTATTACTGAAATCGCGATTGTATTGTATGACGGCAAAGACATCGTGGATCAATATGAGACGCTCATCAACCCTAAAATGCCCATTCCAAAATATGTGGCGAAATTAACGGGCATCAGCGACAAAATGGTTGCTGAGGCGCCACTTTTTGAAGAGGTCGCTCCCACTATCTTAAAATTACTTAATAAGACCACATTTGTTGCCCATAATGCAGGCTTTGACTACCCGTATCTTAAGTATTTTTTGGAACAATCTGGTTACAATCTAGATACACCTGTACTTTGCACACTTGAATTAAGCCGCAGGGCTTTCCCCAATCTGGTGAAACATGGCCTGGAAAGTCTCTGTGGAGATCTGAAAATCGGAATCGATAATCGGCATCGGGCCGGAGGTGATGCACTGGCTACAGCTAAGGTATTGGAACTCATTCTCAATAACGGGGGTGAGAAACTGGTTGATGCTATGGTAAAAAAAGATTTCTGCATATAA
- a CDS encoding aspartate carbamoyltransferase catalytic subunit, which yields MALSTQHLLGIKDITKKDIEIILSTAHQFKEVLQRPVKKVPSLRDVTIVNLFFENSTRTRMSFELAEKRLSADTLNFSAAASSVKKGETLLDTVNNILSMKVDMVVMRHSASGAPHFLAGHIDAAIVNAGDGINEHPTQALLDAFSMKEKFGNLEGLKVAIVGDVMHSRVALSNIYLLKKMGAEVMVAGPPTLIPKYLTQALDVRVEYNLKKALVWCDVANVLRIQLERQNQPLFSSLREYNLAYGVSRKLLESLDKEIVIMHPGPINRGVELDSDVADGPFSIILNQVENGVAVRMAALYLYSGKDISES from the coding sequence ATGGCACTATCTACACAACATCTGTTAGGCATTAAAGACATAACCAAAAAGGATATTGAAATCATCCTTTCCACTGCCCATCAATTTAAAGAAGTTTTACAAAGACCTGTCAAAAAAGTTCCCTCACTTAGGGATGTAACCATAGTCAATTTGTTTTTTGAGAACTCCACCCGAACCAGGATGTCATTTGAACTGGCTGAAAAGAGGCTGTCAGCAGATACCCTGAATTTTTCTGCAGCGGCTTCTTCGGTCAAGAAAGGAGAAACTTTACTGGACACAGTCAATAATATCCTGAGCATGAAAGTCGATATGGTCGTTATGCGACATAGCGCAAGCGGTGCTCCTCATTTTCTGGCCGGACACATTGATGCAGCCATTGTCAATGCAGGTGACGGCATTAATGAACACCCGACGCAAGCATTACTGGATGCCTTTTCAATGAAGGAAAAATTCGGTAATCTGGAAGGCCTGAAAGTGGCCATTGTTGGGGATGTCATGCATAGCCGGGTGGCGCTCAGTAATATTTATTTATTAAAGAAGATGGGCGCTGAGGTTATGGTTGCCGGACCGCCAACATTGATCCCGAAATATCTTACCCAGGCGCTGGATGTCCGGGTAGAATATAATCTTAAAAAAGCACTGGTTTGGTGCGATGTAGCGAATGTGCTGCGAATTCAATTGGAAAGGCAAAATCAGCCCTTATTTTCCTCCTTGAGGGAATATAATCTGGCCTATGGGGTGAGTAGGAAGTTACTGGAATCGCTCGACAAAGAAATCGTTATAATGCATCCTGGACCTATTAATAGAGGTGTAGAATTGGATAGTGATGTGGCGGATGGTCCTTTTTCGATTATATTAAACCAGGTAGAGAACGGAGTCGCGGTTAGAATGGCGGCACTTTATCTTTATTCCGGTAAAGATATTTCTGAGTCCTGA
- the coaD gene encoding pantetheine-phosphate adenylyltransferase: protein MQRIALFPGTFDPMTLGHVDIVNRSLDLFDKIIVGIGTNVNKKPMYSEAQRVDWIKEIYKDEPRVEARVYEGLTVNFCKEVGAGYIIRGIRFVSDFEYEKTIADMNRSLDPKIETIFLTCLPKYSSVASTLVRDVIRNGGDASMFLPEVIRKSIGQ, encoded by the coding sequence ATGCAAAGAATCGCCTTATTTCCCGGAACCTTTGACCCAATGACCTTGGGACATGTGGATATTGTGAATCGTTCTCTGGATTTATTTGATAAGATCATTGTGGGGATTGGTACCAACGTTAATAAAAAACCAATGTACAGTGAAGCGCAGCGCGTGGACTGGATCAAGGAAATCTATAAAGACGAGCCGAGAGTGGAAGCCAGGGTATATGAAGGGCTGACTGTGAACTTTTGCAAAGAGGTTGGAGCGGGCTATATTATACGGGGAATTAGATTTGTAAGTGATTTTGAGTATGAGAAGACCATTGCTGACATGAATCGCAGTCTGGATCCAAAAATCGAAACTATTTTTTTGACCTGTTTACCTAAATATTCTTCTGTTGCATCTACATTGGTGAGAGATGTCATCCGTAACGGGGGAGATGCTTCCATGTTTTTGCCAGAAGTCATTCGTAAAAGTATAGGACAGTAG
- a CDS encoding sensor histidine kinase translates to MKKVFILLCILCYTIPVTAQKNNFVLHSITLPAQFSQQIITCLEQDKVGMLWFVTNEGLFRYDGNDVVHLGPETTPKIPHMGIKTLFADDKGNMWIGAQDGITRLNLRDWTTTEIKAPSNASSLSLYIREITQDHNGVIYAGTQNGRVYKVERDSLICMFDMNKAFTDLYDLPNITFMKEAYPGQLWIGTSVGKMICISINKDSTYSPPVFYGLDKFRKEQIIAADFGPAGNCIMVVPYLGLYSMNIKTGAIQKIKGVYGDLGKNGQVFMVPLDKNRSIILTNTPGIGKEKLFIYDFIKDSVTVHHLRYPRFLEDNHIVWLSHSGSKILLSLNDHLLELAPSNSPFSSVMAEPKALNSIRAIYKEPNGELLAGSYKDGFVSFNEHTGEKKVVARKYVYSILPWNKDSVLVSTEGDGLFWYEVNRNKLTPIAIPDSNIKGKPMGKFLTFSLRHDRQHLLVGTYERLYMVNPYTHTAKSIREDRLLKTKILSLLKRKDDYLIATEHGILKWNSKTDVVADFTVRDHQTTQQKIPVYGMTAAGGQIWAATGGYGIIIYDSQGEAIDTIGRPDGLAASIVFTLAATERFILAGTKNGLSVINKVTHQVTNYSTIDQLPANEFNSGAIYQLGNTVYLGTIDGIVRFNTDRLNLNAARETVGRRYITDLTITDRRGSAIHDYTLPYQNSNGFSIPARTTYFSIGFGSLQPAMQTLDYYYRLDPEQAWISVGNSRKITFIGMPPGHYQIELAAKLPDGRWTKPLLSMPMTVTPAFYQTLWFKVLIGLMVLALVWVIIKYRERQAEKERALRLKIAGDLHDEIGSTLAGMSMQAEMLLSGHQELQKTYLQSIADNGRAAVQTMGDIVWSIDPRNDDSLSLYQRMERYGNKVLGDSDMLIHFENRGFTEKQHIPQKVRQNVMLIYKEALTNIIKHAKADRVDVKFIAYNKGFKLLIADDGIGLTNNVSESAVTGHGLKNMEMRAQLIGAALIFPEAEKGFKIVLTFKG, encoded by the coding sequence ATGAAAAAAGTATTCATATTACTCTGCATTCTATGCTACACAATACCTGTTACTGCGCAAAAAAATAACTTTGTATTACATTCGATAACGCTGCCCGCTCAATTTAGCCAACAAATTATTACTTGTCTGGAACAAGATAAAGTAGGGATGTTGTGGTTCGTCACTAATGAAGGACTGTTTCGTTATGATGGCAATGATGTTGTGCATCTTGGACCCGAAACGACGCCGAAGATTCCACATATGGGTATAAAAACGCTGTTTGCAGACGATAAAGGGAACATGTGGATAGGAGCACAGGATGGGATTACCCGGTTAAACCTCCGAGACTGGACAACTACTGAAATTAAAGCACCTTCAAACGCTTCTTCACTCAGCCTGTATATTAGAGAAATTACACAAGATCATAACGGTGTTATTTATGCGGGTACTCAAAATGGGCGTGTATATAAGGTTGAACGTGATAGCCTTATATGCATGTTCGATATGAATAAGGCATTTACTGATTTATATGATTTGCCGAATATCACATTTATGAAAGAGGCTTATCCGGGGCAATTATGGATAGGAACTTCCGTTGGAAAAATGATCTGCATTTCTATCAACAAAGATAGCACTTACAGTCCTCCTGTATTTTATGGATTGGATAAGTTTCGAAAGGAGCAGATCATTGCGGCAGATTTTGGGCCGGCCGGTAATTGTATAATGGTTGTCCCCTATTTAGGATTATATTCCATGAATATCAAGACCGGTGCTATCCAAAAAATAAAGGGTGTTTATGGCGACCTGGGTAAAAATGGCCAGGTTTTTATGGTGCCACTTGACAAAAACAGATCGATTATATTAACCAATACGCCCGGGATTGGAAAAGAAAAGCTTTTTATCTATGACTTTATAAAAGACTCCGTTACCGTTCATCATCTGCGTTACCCCAGATTTTTGGAAGACAACCATATTGTATGGTTGAGCCATAGCGGATCGAAGATTTTATTGTCGCTGAATGATCATCTATTAGAATTGGCACCTTCTAATAGTCCTTTTAGTTCTGTTATGGCAGAACCTAAAGCCTTAAATAGTATTCGCGCTATTTATAAGGAACCAAATGGTGAGTTGCTGGCAGGTTCCTATAAGGATGGGTTTGTAAGTTTTAATGAACATACCGGTGAGAAAAAGGTGGTTGCCAGAAAATATGTTTATAGCATCTTACCCTGGAATAAGGATTCCGTATTAGTGAGTACTGAAGGAGATGGCCTTTTCTGGTATGAAGTGAATCGAAATAAATTAACGCCGATAGCGATACCAGATAGTAATATCAAGGGTAAGCCCATGGGGAAGTTTCTGACTTTCTCATTACGCCATGATAGGCAACATTTGCTGGTGGGTACCTATGAGCGGCTATATATGGTTAACCCCTACACTCATACAGCAAAATCTATTCGGGAAGATCGATTGTTAAAAACAAAAATTTTAAGTTTATTAAAACGAAAGGATGATTATTTAATAGCCACTGAACACGGCATTCTCAAATGGAACAGTAAAACGGATGTTGTTGCTGATTTTACCGTAAGAGATCATCAGACTACACAACAAAAAATTCCTGTATATGGGATGACTGCTGCCGGAGGGCAGATCTGGGCTGCCACTGGCGGTTATGGAATCATTATCTATGACTCTCAGGGGGAAGCCATAGATACCATTGGACGCCCCGATGGATTGGCGGCAAGTATTGTATTTACGCTCGCTGCGACAGAGAGGTTCATATTGGCTGGTACAAAAAACGGATTAAGTGTCATAAATAAGGTAACACATCAGGTGACCAATTATTCAACGATTGATCAACTTCCCGCCAATGAATTCAACAGTGGTGCGATTTATCAACTGGGTAATACCGTGTATTTGGGCACCATTGATGGTATTGTTCGGTTTAATACAGACAGATTGAATCTGAACGCAGCAAGGGAAACGGTGGGAAGGCGATATATTACAGATCTAACAATCACAGATAGGCGGGGAAGTGCCATACATGATTACACATTGCCTTATCAAAATAGCAATGGATTTTCTATTCCGGCTCGGACGACTTATTTCTCTATTGGGTTTGGCAGCCTGCAGCCTGCTATGCAAACCTTAGATTATTATTACCGGCTGGATCCAGAGCAGGCGTGGATTTCGGTGGGGAATTCCAGAAAAATTACTTTTATTGGCATGCCTCCCGGGCATTATCAAATTGAGCTGGCTGCCAAATTACCGGATGGCAGATGGACAAAGCCATTGTTAAGTATGCCCATGACTGTTACGCCTGCCTTTTACCAGACTTTATGGTTTAAAGTATTGATTGGCCTGATGGTATTGGCATTGGTTTGGGTGATTATAAAATACAGAGAGCGGCAGGCCGAAAAAGAAAGAGCATTGCGTTTAAAGATTGCCGGTGATTTGCATGATGAAATCGGAAGCACTCTCGCCGGGATGTCTATGCAGGCAGAAATGCTCTTAAGTGGACATCAGGAGCTCCAAAAGACATATCTGCAGAGTATTGCGGATAACGGGAGGGCCGCTGTACAGACGATGGGTGATATTGTCTGGTCTATTGACCCTAGAAACGATGATAGTCTGAGTCTTTATCAACGAATGGAGCGTTATGGCAATAAGGTGCTGGGAGATTCGGATATGCTTATTCATTTTGAAAACAGGGGCTTCACGGAAAAACAACATATACCACAGAAGGTCCGCCAGAACGTAATGTTGATCTATAAAGAAGCGTTGACCAATATCATAAAACATGCAAAGGCAGACCGGGTGGATGTTAAGTTTATTGCCTATAATAAAGGTTTTAAATTATTAATAGCTGACGATGGAATAGGACTGACAAATAATGTGTCTGAGAGCGCAGTAACTGGTCATGGACTGAAAAATATGGAAATGCGCGCACAGTTGATTGGTGCAGCACTAATATTCCCTGAAGCAGAAAAAGGATTTAAAATCGTTTTGACTTTTAAAGGCTGA
- a CDS encoding response regulator transcription factor, which produces MIQLAIIEDNISIRRVLTDFFTAEPGFEVVISCGSFEKFHDDWQQLDKHIDVIICDIGLPGKSGIDAVWYIKNKTDKTHVLMLTVFEEREKIFQSLCAGASGYMLKSTPLKEIKAGISDILNGGAAMSPKIAMQVISYFNKRKQVGIVEAEKLTAREIEILSYLEQGLSNKAIADQMHLSVDTVKFHIKNIYLKLQVSSRGELIAKYKQF; this is translated from the coding sequence ATGATTCAATTAGCTATAATAGAAGATAATATAAGTATTCGCCGGGTATTGACGGACTTTTTTACAGCAGAGCCTGGATTTGAGGTAGTGATATCCTGTGGTAGCTTTGAAAAGTTCCATGATGACTGGCAGCAATTGGATAAGCACATTGATGTTATTATCTGTGATATCGGTTTGCCCGGAAAATCAGGTATTGACGCTGTTTGGTATATCAAAAATAAAACTGATAAGACACATGTTCTGATGCTGACTGTTTTTGAGGAGCGGGAGAAGATCTTTCAATCGCTTTGCGCTGGCGCATCGGGATATATGTTGAAAAGCACTCCACTGAAAGAGATTAAGGCGGGTATCAGTGATATTCTAAACGGAGGAGCTGCCATGTCCCCAAAGATAGCTATGCAGGTTATCAGTTATTTTAATAAACGAAAGCAGGTGGGAATTGTAGAAGCAGAAAAGCTGACCGCCAGGGAAATTGAGATCCTCTCTTACCTCGAACAGGGGCTGTCCAACAAAGCGATTGCCGATCAGATGCATTTATCGGTAGATACGGTGAAATTCCACATTAAAAATATATACCTGAAACTGCAGGTCAGCAGCCGGGGTGAATTAATTGCTAAATACAAGCAGTTCTAG